The Rosa chinensis cultivar Old Blush chromosome 7, RchiOBHm-V2, whole genome shotgun sequence DNA segment CTCTCAAGGGGGTATCCAGGTTTGCACACGTACTCGACCAAGTAATCAGCTACAACACAGGGTATCTCATGTTTTAAAAACTCCTGTACCCACATATCCACACGCGGCATGCCTGGGCTAACAATGGCAAAGTCGACTCCCGAGTTAAGGAAGCGGGTGTAAGGAGGACAAGTTGCTAATATTGTCCCATCACCAGCCTTCACCACGCGCTTCAGAGTATCCTGTTTGTGTTCCAAGAAGATGATCTCAGATGACAAATGCATGCTCCAGTTAACAATGGCTTATCATGAATAACCAGAAGAAAACCTAATTTACAGTAGCTTTGATAAACTGCAAACAACAATGCTCCCgaccaaatgaaaaagaaattttgatgaTAATATCTATTCTGTTTATAAATTTGATGCAGAAAAATGCAGACATGAAGTTTGAGAACCCACCAGACGTGGTGCAATGCAGTCACCATATATAATAATGCGCATTCCATGAAAGGCACCATGACCTGTTCTCTCTCTCAAGAGCCGCCACTTTCTTGGAGCCTCTAAATTGATTGTGCCATCTTCACTTAGGCCACTCTTGTACCATTCATAAGGTTCCTCAGCCACAAATTTTCCTGCCTGATTACTAGCTGCCAAATAATCACTTTTAAGAATCCACCTGCACCAAAGGTATAATATATGAAGCATCTATTTGATGAAGCAGTTTAAATAAAGCTATAGAAATTCAATTAAGTGACACCACACTTCTCAAAATAAGCCTTCAGTATTGCGGTCACAAACCTTCCAGATGCTGCAGCAGCAAAAAACTTTTCTATCCTGCGAATTGGTCCTGGAATGATGAAATGTGTTGCCTGGTAAGACCAGTTATGTGAATCACGGCAGCACCTTCCCTTCAAGCGCTTGATAATTTGCTGAAACTCCTTTCTTTCGAACTGATGTCCACTCAAAATAAACCATTCAGGTTGAGTTTTAACTCTGTCTGAAGCCTTCACCTCTTGCATTGAAGAATTCCGACTGATCTTCGCCAACTTTTGATTGATCTCCATTGGAGTATAATTACATTTAACATGTGACTTTTCTGCCTGCTCTTTTGCCTTGCTTATATTTTGATCTCCACAAGCAATTGGCCTGTTTTCCTTCAGTTCAGACGAGTCCACTGGCTTACTTTTGGGTTCACTGCAGCACTTAGATTTGCCTACTGGACATGCAAGTCCTTCCTCTTCCATCTCTGTCTCCTCAGTGTTCTCAGTCTCAGTGGCGGCAGGAGAAGTCTTCAACTTGGTTCTGCCCAAAGGACACTTTTTCCCAtagttcttctttcctttagcACCATCTCCTTTCGAGGTTGTTTCAACCAGCATAGAAACTGACTCTCCTTGTTCATTTCCTTTTATCTTTTCCACTGAGGCCATTAAATCACCATGGACACAGGGCTTGGAGTGATTTAATATATCCTCAGAGACACCTTTCTCTGAGTTCATTTTATCAGTGACGGCAGGAACAGTCTTCAACTTAGTTTTACCCAAAGGACCCTTTTTCCCACTGTTCTTCTTTCCTATAACACCAACTCCTTTTGAGGTTGATTCAACCAGCACAGAAATTGATTCTCCTTGTTCATTTTCTTGCATATTTCCCATCGAGGCCATTCCATCACCATGGACACAGGGATCGGAGTGATTTAATAAATCCTCAGAGACACCTTTCCGTGAGTTCATTTTATCAGTGACGGCAGGAACAGTCTTCAACTTAGTTTTACCCAAACGACGCTTTCTCCCACTGTTCTTCTTCCCTTTATCACCAACTCCATTTGAGGTTGATTCAACCAGCACAGAAACTGTCTCTGCTTGTTCATTTTCTTGCATATTTTCCCCTGAGGCCATTGCATCACCTTGAACACGGGGATTGGAGTAATTTGACATATGCTGCACCCCTTCTGATTTCTCTGTCATTTTTGCTTCAAGTATACTCTCTAATTCATGTTGATCTTCTTCTGCAGGAGCCTCAGTTTCATCATCCAGAGAGTCGATTTTACTCTCAGAAACATTTCCAGATGTAGTAACATCTTTAACCTCTGCCATCTTCAGTGCTTTTACACTAACATCTGGAGAAAGCAGATCAGGCTTTAAGGCAGTGGGGGGTTTCTCCTGATCTGCTGCATTGGTATCAACAGTGGCAACATTTAAGGAGGCATCTTCATCCAAGTAAACAGAAAACTTGAGGTTTGCTGAAGTTAACTTCGGCCTAGAACCTAGAGTCTTCTTGGAGAGCATCTTCTTCCTATCTGATTTTGTCGAGTCATCAGTTCCACCTTTATGCAGGTCCAAGTTAGCAAGGTCGTTGGAATTATTAATCACCGACAGTTCGTTTCTTGGAGATGAACCCTGAACATCTTGTTGCTGATTTTGTGGTTCCAATGTTTCGCTCACTGTAGTTGTAGATTCTTCCATTGCCAAATCTCCAATGCCAGGCTTGCTGGATAAGGGGGACTTTCTTAACCTCTGAAATGTGGATAGAGGTGTTTTCTTGTTGACATTGCCATCATGGCCGATCTCTGAGATCAGAGTCGTGGAGGAAGGCACGTCACATGTCAATGACTTCTTGGTTAAAGtagatgattttgttggtgaCACAACAGCACCTGAGGTTTCTGCAGCATTCAAACACGTCGTAGTCTTATGCAGAGATTTTTCATCACATCTGTTAATACAATGACTAGTAGTCTTATATGAACGATCAATCAAAGATGCTGGTATTTCTTTGGGGGATGTATCACATGTTGGACTTCTCACAATGCTTGACTTTGCATCATAACTTGTCTTCTGTAATTTGGGGCTTGCATAAGAATGATCTGGTGTCCATTTTTGTGGCAATATACCAGTTGACTCTTCTTCATTGTGTACATGATTTCCTTTCACGAGAGCTTCCACACAATTAGAGtcaattttttcattttcttccgCCCTGAAGGGAGAAGAGGCAAAATCATCATTGACACTTAACTTGCGAATAGGCGCTTTAGACGACCTACTTCCATAGCTTGATTTATCTCCCAAGTATAATGGAAGTGTGGATTTCCATGGTGATTGCCTGGAGTAGCTTAGTTTCCTATCAGAATGAGGGGGTGACCTTTCAGCAGATCCAAATGTAGATGCCATGTCATCTTTCTTCTTAGAATCTGGAGTTGTGTGATGGAGGTCATTATGCTCACCAAGTGGAGCATCTTTAAATTTACATGCATCCTGAGGGCTAGGTACCTTGGAAACGTGAACGTCAAAAAATCTTGAAGCTTGATCAAATTCATCTTCATTCCGAGAAATAGATTTCTCAACAGAATTTTGGGGAACCATAGTCACCTCTCCTTCTGACTTCGGAATTCGAAAAGGAACTGGAGAACCAGCCTGTATATTGTGGCAACTCTTATTCATGCTTCTCCCAACAGATTGCTTTATAAAGGTGTCTTCAGCCTCATCTTCAGAATCCCTAGCCTCAGCCTCCATTATCTCCAACTCATAGCCACTGTTGATAGAGAATAAAAGCTCAGGACAACTCATAGCCATAGTTACAGATAACAATTTTACTTACTAAGATTCCATGCACAGCCATCTCACCTCTGGTTATATTTATCTTCCTGAAGAAGAACCCAATCCCTTAAGCTGCAAAAATGCAACAAGGAGATTATATGgcaatttttcttcttattgAAACATTCTTAGAATTCAAAACATTAGAGAATTACCAAGACATGAACTTACCAATCTTCCAACCAGCGATGATTGACAATCTTAATCTGAGGGAGTTGTTTGGCAAGTTTATACTTGTCCCCTAAAGATGTAAACAAGTTTCAGTTTTTTACATTTGAAGAAACTGTAATTAAAAGAATAATATGAAGCATAGAgtcggaaaagaaaaagagaaacaaacAGCTACAGAATGCCATCTACTTGATCACTACAGACCATACTTATCCTTATATTATCAGTGCTCAATTCCATGTAATTATGAATAAGAACCACAGGGAAGAAACCATACCTTCAAATTTGTAGCAAATGAGATGAGTGACTTTGCTTGCCACCAATGGTTTAGAAAACTGAGCACCCATTAAACCAACCATTGTCTGACAAAGAAAACAGAATCAAAACGTAAACCGGCTGCATTTATGTTGCAACTATCCAAAAGGGCTAAAACCAGAAGCATACCATAATGTCATCTCTATCTTGTCCATGATATCCAGTCAAGCACATCAGTAAATTCTTGGCACCAGGAATACCATTCAAATGCTTGAGAGGCCTGTATATAATCTGCACAAATCAAAAGAGTACACAAATCCTCAATGTAGGCTCCGaggtttaaaattttttttggaCATTGCTTAGTTTCTAAccacaaaaattatagggaaacaACGATGAGAAAAGATGGGATGGGAAACTCACAGCAGCGGCATCAAGGGGCATTCCAAcatcaaaactatggtgaaccCACAAAGCCGTGACAACCGTTTTGCCGTCGTTTCGAGCAGCAACACATACAGGATGATCCTATACACAATGGTGTAGAGTTGAGTGATTGCAATTTTAAGCTTGAGACGCAATTTCATAATGGGAAAGTGGAAGAAGTCTCACATAGGTAATCCTATCCACAATGAGGTGAGTGCAGTTTGGGGAATAGAGACCGACATCAGATCCACCGCAATCTAGCAGCTTAGATCGAACCTACGCCATTCAATTAACACTAAAAGTAAATACACAGAAAATTTGATGCTTCTCATAGATAGAAATCAGGAAGAGGATTGATTACCTGGCGTTCGTTCATGGGGTCGAAACCCAAGAGAACGAAACGGACGCCCAGAAACGTTTTGGGCGGCGGAGCACGGCTCTCCATCATCGGAGGAGGACGAGGGTTTT contains these protein-coding regions:
- the LOC112180779 gene encoding BRCT domain-containing protein At4g02110; its protein translation is MMESRAPPPKTFLGVRFVLLGFDPMNERQVRSKLLDCGGSDVGLYSPNCTHLIVDRITYDHPVCVAARNDGKTVVTALWVHHSFDVGMPLDAAAIIYRPLKHLNGIPGAKNLLMCLTGYHGQDRDDIMTMVGLMGAQFSKPLVASKVTHLICYKFEGDKYKLAKQLPQIKIVNHRWLEDCLRDWVLLQEDKYNQSGYELEIMEAEARDSEDEAEDTFIKQSVGRSMNKSCHNIQAGSPVPFRIPKSEGEVTMVPQNSVEKSISRNEDEFDQASRFFDVHVSKVPSPQDACKFKDAPLGEHNDLHHTTPDSKKKDDMASTFGSAERSPPHSDRKLSYSRQSPWKSTLPLYLGDKSSYGSRSSKAPIRKLSVNDDFASSPFRAEENEKIDSNCVEALVKGNHVHNEEESTGILPQKWTPDHSYASPKLQKTSYDAKSSIVRSPTCDTSPKEIPASLIDRSYKTTSHCINRCDEKSLHKTTTCLNAAETSGAVVSPTKSSTLTKKSLTCDVPSSTTLISEIGHDGNVNKKTPLSTFQRLRKSPLSSKPGIGDLAMEESTTTVSETLEPQNQQQDVQGSSPRNELSVINNSNDLANLDLHKGGTDDSTKSDRKKMLSKKTLGSRPKLTSANLKFSVYLDEDASLNVATVDTNAADQEKPPTALKPDLLSPDVSVKALKMAEVKDVTTSGNVSESKIDSLDDETEAPAEEDQHELESILEAKMTEKSEGVQHMSNYSNPRVQGDAMASGENMQENEQAETVSVLVESTSNGVGDKGKKNSGRKRRLGKTKLKTVPAVTDKMNSRKGVSEDLLNHSDPCVHGDGMASMGNMQENEQGESISVLVESTSKGVGVIGKKNSGKKGPLGKTKLKTVPAVTDKMNSEKGVSEDILNHSKPCVHGDLMASVEKIKGNEQGESVSMLVETTSKGDGAKGKKNYGKKCPLGRTKLKTSPAATETENTEETEMEEEGLACPVGKSKCCSEPKSKPVDSSELKENRPIACGDQNISKAKEQAEKSHVKCNYTPMEINQKLAKISRNSSMQEVKASDRVKTQPEWFILSGHQFERKEFQQIIKRLKGRCCRDSHNWSYQATHFIIPGPIRRIEKFFAAAASGRWILKSDYLAASNQAGKFVAEEPYEWYKSGLSEDGTINLEAPRKWRLLRERTGHGAFHGMRIIIYGDCIAPRLDTLKRVVKAGDGTILATCPPYTRFLNSGVDFAIVSPGMPRVDMWVQEFLKHEIPCVVADYLVEYVCKPGYPLERHVLYNTHAWAEKSFSRLQNKAEEVLVVVEEEEENRTYTPMDDSGNSDIPCVVCRSCDRGEVMLICGNESGSVGCGIGTHIDCCSPPLEDVPEGDWFCPKCSSQSKNASNPSKKRKKGKSK